The Solanum pennellii chromosome 11, SPENNV200 genome contains a region encoding:
- the LOC107005007 gene encoding ABSCISIC ACID-INSENSITIVE 5-like protein 7: protein MGSYLNFKNFADTSQPESSGNNSNFFLARQSSIYSFTFDELQSTCGLGKDFGSMNMDDLLKNIEESQALSSSAALGGNLQRQGSLTLPRTLSQKTVDEVWRDFQKESVVANDASGTGGSNFGQRESTLGEMTLEEFLVRAGAVQEDMQPAGYSNDVTFASGFTQPSSSVTIAFQQATQNPGHQIAGNNIFNVVSTTTSSPQQPLFPKQTTVEFASPMQLGSPGKRLPMSNPSANTSSVMQGGVMTMPVKGVSPGNLDTSSLSPSPYACGEGGRGRRSCTSFEKVVERRRKRMIKNRESAARSRDRKQAYTLELEAEVAKLKEIKQELQKKQAEFIEKQKNQLLEKMNVPWENKLICLRRTVTGPW, encoded by the exons ATGGGATCTTACCTGAACTTCAAGAACTTTGCTGACACATCACAACCAGAGAGCAGTGGGaataatagtaatttttttttggcccGACAATCTTCCATATACTCGTTTACCTTTGATGAGCTGCAAAGTACATGTGGACTTGGAAAAGATTTTGGGTCGATGAATATGGATGACctcttgaagaacattgaagAGTCTCAAGCGTTGTCATCTTCTGCTGCTTTAGGGGGTAATTTGCAGAGACAGGGTTCTTTGACACTGCCTAGGACACTTAGTCAGAAAACTGTAGATGAAGTATGGAGAGACTTCCAGAAAGAGAgtgttgttgctaatgatgcAAGTGGGACTGGAGGATCAAACTTTGGGCAGCGGGAATCTACCTTGGGAGAAATGACATTAGAAGAGTTTTTGGTTAGAGCAGGGGCCGTGCAAGAAGATATGCAACCAGCTGGATACTCAAATGATGTTACATTTGCTAGTGGTTTCACTCAACCTAGTAGTAGTGTGACCATAGCATTTCAACAAGCAACCCAAAACCCTGGACATCAAATTGCAGGGAATAACATATTTAATGTGGTCAGTACCACCACGTCTTCACCACAGCAgcccctttttcccaaacaaaCAACTGTGGAATTTGCATCACCCATGCAATTAGGGAGCCCAGGGAAAAGGCTTCCCATGTCTAATCCGTCTGCAAATACTAGTAGTGTCATGCAGGGTGGTGTTATGACCATGCCAGTAAAAGGAGTATCCCCTGGAAATCTTGATACATCTTCTCTTTCACCTTCACCTTATGCATGTGGTGAAGGTGGAAGAGGAAGGAGATCATGCACCTCTTTTGAAAAAGTTGTTGAGAGAAGGCGTAAGAGGATGATAAAGAACAGGGAGTCTGCGGCCAGATCAAGGGATCGGAAGCAG GCATATACTTTAGAGTTGGAAGCTGAAGTAGCAAAGCTTAAAGAAATTAAGCAAGAGTTGCAGAAGAAACAG GCTGAATTTATCGAGAAGCAGAAAAATCAG TTATTGGAAAAGATGAATGTGCCATGGGAAAATAAACTAATATGCTTGCGAAGGACAGTGACGGGACCTTGGTAG